The Methanohalophilus portucalensis genome window below encodes:
- a CDS encoding ADP-dependent glucokinase/phosphofructokinase: MNILCGYNANIDAVYRVTGRDVESVLGEVDKNELLMKLENQPHIINSLEDFLAGLIHCMEYGRGAEWFIYSMDVLDYLKKRFFEEAEIRIGGNMGIMANVLSGLNVDMIVPNVVYLSGTQEALFSKRGMVLPPKFESQSGDEEPVHFVFDFRQGDSFNLYGRRITVSRENRFIATFDEFNPQMTISSFFKQYATAHIGEIDGAVVSGFHMLQPSYPDGSSFKEKLSPVLAQIDEWNSVAGFFIHAELGHFATADMAKNVFVELAGRVDSMGLNEDELATLTQKMGFGIEGIHEMDISAMFQAARNCIKNSLARALVVHTRDFVFCLSASDNMDEEKIDAIDFGLKCAAYFASSGSLPDRSKLEERCSQFKRSEYGSLQVKRIKSITGAKQYGFGIDGIFNEYYFCAIPTLVVNEPAVTVGLGDTFTASSFLRLLELRNKS, encoded by the coding sequence TGCTAATATCGATGCAGTTTACAGGGTAACCGGCAGGGATGTGGAATCCGTCCTTGGTGAGGTGGATAAAAATGAACTGCTGATGAAGCTTGAAAACCAGCCACATATTATCAATTCCCTCGAAGATTTCCTTGCCGGTCTTATCCATTGTATGGAATACGGCAGGGGTGCAGAATGGTTCATTTATTCCATGGATGTTCTTGATTATCTCAAAAAACGTTTTTTTGAAGAGGCAGAGATCAGGATAGGAGGGAATATGGGTATAATGGCCAATGTCCTCTCCGGGCTCAATGTAGATATGATTGTTCCCAATGTTGTTTATCTTTCCGGGACACAGGAGGCTCTTTTTTCAAAAAGGGGAATGGTGCTCCCTCCAAAATTCGAAAGCCAGAGTGGAGATGAGGAACCGGTACATTTTGTTTTTGATTTCCGTCAGGGAGATAGTTTCAACTTATACGGCCGCAGGATAACTGTATCCCGGGAAAACAGGTTCATTGCAACATTTGATGAATTCAACCCTCAAATGACGATTTCTTCCTTCTTCAAGCAATATGCAACAGCACATATTGGGGAAATCGATGGTGCAGTTGTATCCGGTTTTCATATGCTCCAACCCTCTTATCCGGATGGTTCTTCTTTCAAAGAAAAGTTGTCCCCTGTCCTTGCACAGATTGATGAATGGAATTCGGTGGCTGGGTTTTTCATCCATGCTGAGTTGGGTCATTTTGCGACAGCGGATATGGCCAAAAATGTCTTCGTTGAACTTGCAGGAAGGGTTGATTCTATGGGTTTGAATGAAGACGAACTTGCAACCCTGACGCAGAAGATGGGTTTTGGGATTGAAGGCATACATGAAATGGATATTTCCGCAATGTTTCAAGCGGCCCGCAATTGCATTAAAAATAGTTTGGCCAGAGCCCTTGTTGTACATACCAGGGATTTTGTCTTTTGCCTCTCTGCTTCAGATAACATGGATGAAGAGAAAATAGATGCTATTGATTTTGGTTTGAAGTGTGCGGCATACTTTGCTTCTTCAGGATCATTGCCTGACAGGTCCAAACTGGAGGAAAGGTGCAGTCAATTCAAGCGCAGTGAATATGGTAGCCTGCAGGTCAAGAGAATAAAGTCTATTACTGGAGCCAAGCAGTACGGTTTTGGAATCGATGGTATCTTCAATGAGTATTATTTTTGTGCGATTCCCACACTTGTGGTCAATGAGCCGGCAGTGACAGTTGGATTGGGAGATACATTTACTGCATCTTCTTTTCTGCGCTTGCTTGAATTACGCAATAAATCCTAA
- a CDS encoding sugar phosphate isomerase/epimerase family protein, with the protein MIGISSFAYHDLSLGEALQNIEHVVNCAEIFSEGKHDLFRQDEITFSYDLEYTVHAPSTDLNLASIREPIRNAALQLVEDMADICNEIDAEVMVVHPGYFPFAYDRDFAFNAFQKSLPVLERIGEDAGVRICVENMPKWECFLFREPDFEIGANDFVLDIGHANTMGNLEAFLEREISHFHIHDNHGNNDEHLPPGEGNIDFSAIQGLLRQNNSIKIIENKSAEDALQSISALKNMGIK; encoded by the coding sequence ATGATCGGTATCTCTTCGTTTGCTTATCACGACTTATCTCTTGGTGAAGCTTTACAAAATATTGAACACGTTGTCAATTGTGCAGAAATCTTTTCCGAAGGAAAACATGACCTCTTCAGGCAGGATGAAATCACTTTTTCCTATGACCTGGAATATACGGTTCATGCTCCCAGTACAGACCTCAATCTTGCAAGTATTCGCGAGCCTATAAGGAATGCAGCTCTTCAACTTGTGGAAGACATGGCAGATATATGTAATGAAATTGATGCTGAAGTCATGGTTGTCCATCCCGGTTATTTCCCCTTTGCTTATGATAGGGATTTTGCATTTAATGCATTCCAAAAATCGTTGCCTGTACTGGAAAGGATTGGTGAGGATGCCGGTGTACGGATATGTGTGGAAAATATGCCCAAATGGGAATGTTTCCTTTTCAGGGAACCGGATTTTGAGATAGGGGCAAATGATTTTGTACTGGATATTGGTCATGCCAACACAATGGGCAATCTGGAGGCTTTTCTTGAACGTGAGATTTCCCATTTTCATATTCATGATAACCACGGGAATAACGATGAACATTTGCCTCCTGGTGAGGGAAACATTGATTTTTCGGCCATACAGGGATTACTCCGCCAAAACAACTCTATTAAGATAATTGAGAATAAATCAGCTGAAGATGCTCTTCAAAGTATTTCTGCTCTGAAAAATATGGGTATCAAATGA
- a CDS encoding ArsR/SmtB family transcription factor translates to MSSMGCRIFHALGSETRIKILELLSSNEMHISEIARELDISVPVISKHVKVLEESELLERHVFGKSHVLKPNRKNIHLAVDSFAPTRHVEVEKGASLMEALRNVADIDVRKKGDREMIVSTDGEEGLFVYEIDGQFGDKNVNDCVLEDDTIVDWKKLEPITRIRLDIHVRE, encoded by the coding sequence ATGAGTTCAATGGGATGCAGGATTTTTCATGCACTTGGTAGTGAAACCCGGATTAAAATACTGGAACTCTTAAGCAGCAACGAAATGCATATATCTGAAATTGCCCGGGAGCTGGATATTTCAGTACCGGTAATTTCCAAGCATGTAAAGGTGCTTGAAGAATCCGAACTTCTTGAAAGGCATGTTTTCGGTAAATCCCACGTATTAAAACCCAACAGGAAAAATATCCATCTGGCCGTTGATTCGTTTGCTCCCACCAGGCATGTGGAAGTCGAGAAAGGTGCTTCCCTTATGGAAGCCCTGCGCAATGTGGCAGATATTGATGTCAGGAAAAAGGGGGATAGGGAGATGATTGTTTCTACTGATGGGGAGGAAGGCCTTTTTGTCTATGAGATTGATGGCCAATTCGGGGATAAAAACGTGAATGACTGCGTGCTGGAAGATGATACAATCGTGGACTGGAAAAAGCTGGAACCTATCACACGGATTCGGCTTGACATCCATGTCAGGGAATGA
- a CDS encoding radical SAM protein encodes MSIPSDGYHFTLHERMRYLSSGTKYDSCNQSAVCHAFGPDGRCIQLYKTLLTNYCAGECTYCPNRCHRDVRRVSLSPEEIVKITWDFYRKNTIEGLFLSSGIIGDPETTTEKQLHVARLLRNQGFKGYIHLRLMPGTPFHLLQEVAGVANKFGVNAETTGSVNYSEICPNFDYKNDVLQRLNWTCKLIRKQRKLHRYDRKIIGANDTQFVVGALDEPDRDIVNTVHDFMEKYQLRRPYFMSFDPVPDTPLENGSTSPKWREQRLYQVSYLLKDYGLDSGHIDQIYNDDGFLLNDDPKLELARLNPEMFPVEINSADYSTLLRVPGIGPISASRILRSRPIYGEDELARMGVVMGRARPFIKIGGSGQTNLIQFAGECT; translated from the coding sequence ATGAGTATTCCTTCAGACGGCTATCATTTCACTTTGCATGAGAGGATGCGATACCTTTCCTCGGGTACAAAGTATGACAGCTGTAACCAGAGTGCAGTATGCCACGCTTTCGGGCCAGACGGGCGCTGCATACAATTATACAAGACATTGCTGACCAACTACTGTGCCGGAGAATGTACCTATTGCCCGAATCGCTGCCATAGGGATGTGCGCAGGGTTTCCCTGTCCCCGGAAGAGATTGTGAAGATTACCTGGGACTTTTACAGGAAAAATACGATCGAAGGCCTGTTCCTTTCCTCCGGTATTATCGGAGATCCTGAAACAACAACCGAAAAACAGCTTCATGTGGCCCGGCTCCTGAGAAATCAGGGGTTTAAGGGTTATATCCACCTTCGGCTCATGCCCGGTACACCTTTCCATTTGCTGCAGGAGGTAGCCGGGGTTGCCAACAAATTTGGGGTAAATGCAGAAACAACGGGTTCTGTGAACTATTCGGAAATCTGTCCCAATTTCGATTACAAGAATGATGTCCTTCAGCGTTTGAACTGGACCTGCAAATTGATAAGAAAACAGAGGAAACTGCACAGATATGATCGTAAGATCATAGGTGCCAACGATACCCAGTTTGTGGTGGGTGCCCTCGACGAACCCGACAGGGATATTGTGAATACCGTGCATGATTTCATGGAAAAATACCAGTTGCGCAGGCCTTATTTTATGAGTTTTGACCCGGTTCCTGATACGCCGCTTGAGAATGGTTCAACATCTCCGAAATGGAGGGAACAGAGGCTCTATCAGGTATCCTATCTTTTGAAGGATTATGGCCTGGATTCCGGGCATATTGATCAAATCTATAATGATGATGGTTTCCTTTTGAATGATGATCCTAAACTTGAACTTGCCCGGCTTAACCCGGAAATGTTTCCGGTAGAAATAAACAGTGCCGATTACTCTACTTTGCTCAGGGTGCCGGGTATAGGGCCTATAAGTGCTTCCCGTATCCTGAGATCCAGGCCAATTTATGGGGAGGATGAACTTGCACGTATGGGTGTTGTTATGGGTCGTGCACGTCCCTTTATCAAAATTGGTGGTTCCGGGCAAACTAACCTTATACAGTTTGCAGGAGAATGCACATGA
- a CDS encoding DUF4130 domain-containing protein, producing the protein MIILFKATVPGVLLACLELRKRPEADLIFACDPGEGETKLKMTNPTAEVIRVGFNSKVDKQELVKRVFPDGWHRITNFDSPPLNYIELVLRHRKCNPAEFVRLLHGYEGEVDSLYCGKERLCKRYYRYMREVKNNYHRLCMFVRPVCGETVLYANVTPKNRVSDMLCRWLAVRNPDRAVIVVDGKFAYVCNGEILKMQHFLKTSVDSIRHLIPSEDSANLEEFWDTYYKSQMINNRRNHSLSKRLQPRGDSGYSTMSKKDRYFVERGIPTSTLLDFVNEKQGGQ; encoded by the coding sequence ATGATTATTCTTTTTAAGGCCACTGTGCCAGGTGTCTTACTGGCCTGTCTGGAATTGAGAAAAAGGCCTGAGGCAGATCTGATTTTTGCCTGTGATCCCGGAGAAGGGGAAACGAAATTGAAAATGACCAACCCGACAGCTGAAGTAATTCGAGTTGGATTCAATAGTAAGGTTGATAAACAGGAGTTGGTCAAAAGAGTTTTTCCCGATGGGTGGCACAGAATAACCAATTTTGATTCCCCTCCATTGAATTACATAGAATTGGTGCTCAGGCACAGGAAATGCAATCCTGCAGAGTTTGTGAGACTATTGCATGGGTATGAAGGGGAGGTAGATAGTCTTTATTGTGGTAAAGAAAGACTTTGCAAGCGATATTACCGATACATGCGTGAGGTAAAGAACAATTATCACAGACTTTGCATGTTTGTGCGGCCAGTTTGCGGAGAAACAGTCCTTTATGCAAATGTAACTCCCAAAAACCGTGTTTCTGATATGCTTTGCAGGTGGCTTGCAGTACGCAATCCCGATAGGGCCGTAATTGTTGTTGATGGAAAATTTGCTTATGTATGCAATGGTGAAATCCTGAAGATGCAGCACTTCCTGAAAACATCTGTGGATTCAATACGACATTTGATTCCTTCTGAAGATTCTGCTAATCTGGAAGAATTTTGGGATACTTATTACAAAAGCCAGATGATAAACAACAGGCGTAATCATTCACTTTCAAAAAGATTACAGCCCCGCGGCGATTCCGGCTATAGTACAATGTCTAAAAAAGATCGGTATTTTGTAGAACGGGGTATTCCCACATCTACACTACTTGATTTTGTGAATGAGAAACAAGGTGGTCAATAA
- a CDS encoding MutS-related protein: MQSLVDAPRIGEKMAQRFISHFGCEEDAMAAILRGDIASISEIEGVGRRYAISLVHDVRSTEDGIDISSFLKTRDSVDIYERVIDSIKNYASTPYARDKLHTYIPYPSSRKDLIGINRDWVENHMEYLSMLDDMDRISASLSRIKPLKNFPSIPRVRDRVIVTSNTDDYSILKEKYGKSIEVQLVEDPLEFADVARSYPHVIAIGEPFLEYDFPEDTNPEIITNTREIEEWHILPEKQISFFAFNHERIMNALDLAIILDKAGIPSIVNADISSLSNLMAAINPEGNIVEGRDGEIDRLHHILDNVDSELTKYVDQCNREINDLLQKSSITLSGNDMLGVIRDEVELKDILSRNISASFSQIINDARKEFIDTLSMKQNECLFVDYFFPSELCYPVEADVSQLQKFKEQIKQQIFRREVTHKRDIAYELHEFRQPLKQLVMRLLDLDVGLAVARFGHSLQMQLAGFEDECGMGLKNGKNIFLCEKSVAVEPIDYSLGSIMSPSQVPSSPVVLLSGVNSGGKTSMLELVAQCTILSHMGFPVPADELKIGPVDSLYYFSKSRGTLDAGAFETTLRSFSALAGAGSKLVLVDELESITEPGASAKIIAGILETLSEESNTMAIFVSHLADQILENTDASIRVDGIEAKGLDNELNLIVDRNPIYNHIAKSTPELIVERLFRSGGEVEREFYRRLKNKFEKGC; this comes from the coding sequence ATGCAGTCACTGGTTGATGCTCCACGTATAGGAGAAAAGATGGCACAGCGCTTTATATCTCATTTTGGATGTGAAGAGGACGCCATGGCGGCAATTCTCAGAGGGGATATAGCCAGTATATCGGAGATCGAAGGGGTAGGAAGAAGGTATGCCATATCCCTCGTACACGATGTGAGATCAACAGAGGATGGTATTGATATCTCCTCTTTTTTGAAAACCCGGGATTCAGTCGATATTTATGAAAGGGTAATTGATTCTATCAAAAATTATGCTTCTACCCCCTATGCGAGGGATAAGTTGCACACTTATATCCCATATCCTTCAAGCAGGAAAGACCTTATTGGCATAAACCGGGACTGGGTTGAAAACCATATGGAATATCTCTCCATGCTCGATGATATGGATAGGATTTCAGCAAGTCTTTCCAGAATAAAACCTCTGAAAAACTTTCCTTCAATTCCCCGGGTCAGGGATAGGGTAATTGTCACTTCAAATACTGATGATTACAGCATTTTAAAAGAAAAATATGGTAAAAGCATTGAGGTCCAGCTGGTGGAAGATCCTCTGGAATTTGCAGATGTTGCACGCAGTTATCCCCATGTAATTGCCATAGGAGAACCCTTCCTGGAATATGATTTTCCAGAGGATACGAATCCTGAAATAATAACAAATACCCGGGAAATTGAGGAATGGCATATTTTACCCGAAAAACAAATTTCTTTTTTTGCTTTCAATCATGAACGAATAATGAATGCATTGGATCTTGCAATTATACTGGATAAAGCGGGCATACCTTCAATAGTCAATGCGGATATTTCGTCTCTTAGCAATCTCATGGCTGCCATTAATCCTGAAGGAAATATTGTTGAAGGCAGGGACGGCGAAATAGACCGCTTACACCATATTCTGGACAATGTGGATTCGGAACTTACAAAATATGTAGACCAGTGCAACCGGGAAATAAATGATCTCCTCCAAAAAAGTAGTATTACACTCAGCGGGAATGACATGTTGGGTGTTATCAGGGATGAGGTGGAGTTAAAGGATATTCTTTCACGCAATATATCGGCATCTTTCAGCCAGATAATTAATGATGCCAGGAAAGAATTCATTGACACTCTTTCAATGAAGCAAAATGAATGCCTATTTGTGGATTATTTTTTCCCCTCTGAACTTTGTTATCCTGTAGAAGCCGACGTGTCCCAGTTACAAAAATTCAAAGAACAGATCAAACAGCAGATATTCCGCAGGGAAGTTACTCATAAAAGGGATATTGCATATGAGCTACACGAATTCAGGCAACCCCTGAAACAACTTGTTATGAGGTTACTTGATCTGGATGTGGGTTTGGCAGTGGCCCGTTTTGGTCATTCTCTGCAGATGCAACTTGCCGGCTTTGAAGATGAATGTGGTATGGGACTCAAGAATGGAAAAAATATTTTCCTTTGCGAAAAGAGTGTTGCTGTGGAACCTATAGATTATTCCCTGGGCTCGATCATGTCTCCTTCGCAAGTTCCCTCCTCTCCGGTAGTTCTCTTAAGTGGTGTGAATTCCGGAGGAAAAACATCCATGCTGGAGTTAGTGGCTCAATGTACAATTCTTTCCCACATGGGTTTCCCTGTGCCTGCAGATGAATTAAAGATAGGGCCGGTTGATAGTTTGTATTATTTCAGCAAATCCAGAGGGACTCTTGATGCGGGGGCATTTGAAACGACCTTACGCTCATTTTCAGCTCTGGCAGGGGCTGGATCCAAACTTGTGCTTGTCGATGAACTTGAATCCATTACCGAACCCGGAGCTTCTGCAAAAATCATAGCCGGTATACTTGAAACCCTTTCTGAAGAATCCAATACAATGGCTATTTTTGTTTCCCATCTTGCCGACCAGATACTGGAAAATACCGACGCTTCCATCAGGGTGGATGGAATTGAAGCAAAAGGACTTGATAATGAATTGAACCTGATTGTTGATCGCAATCCGATTTATAATCATATTGCAAAGAGTACTCCGGAATTAATCGTGGAGCGTCTTTTCAGAAGCGGGGGGGAAGTTGAAAGGGAGTTTTACAGACGTCTGAAAAATAAATTCGAAAAAGGATGCTAA